One segment of Dysgonomonadaceae bacterium PH5-43 DNA contains the following:
- a CDS encoding tRNA uridine 5-carboxymethylaminomethyl modification enzyme (product_source=KO:K03495; cath_funfam=3.50.50.60; cog=COG0445; ko=KO:K03495; pfam=PF01134,PF13932; smart=SM01228; superfamily=51905; tigrfam=TIGR00136), whose protein sequence is MTFNYDVIVVGAGHAGCDAAAAAANLGSNTLLITMDMNKIAQMSCNPAVGGIAKGQIVREIDALGGLMGIVTDMTAIQFRMLNRSKGPAMWSPRAQSDRARFIDKWKEELDNINNLSIWQDVVRQLIIENNSVVGVKTSLGVEFRAKAVVLTVGTFLNGLMHIGKVQFPGGRISEPASYGITEQLTDLGFTKDRMKTGTPARIDGRSVDYSLMEEQKGETDFHKFSYLDFTPRPLKQLSCWTLYTNEAAHDVLRKGLKDSPLYNGQIKSIGPRYCPSIETKIVTFADKLQHQLFLEPEGENTQEFYLNGFSSSLPLDIQLNALKEIPAFKDIRIYRPGYAIEYDFFHPTQLYHTLETKLIKNLFFAGQINGTTGYEEAGAQGLIAGINAHINVHGGDSFVLKRNEAYIGVLIDDLVTKGVDEPYRMFTSRAEYRILLRQDDADMRLTEKAYNLGLATKERYKLLTDKKESIENIITFARNYSVKGEYVNSALESFGTTPLRHGVKLIDLILRPQLNIYKVASIIPAFKQELDKVSERKEEILEAAEILMKYEGYIAREKVIADKINRLENIKIRGRFDYNTIQSLSTEAKQKLTNINPETIAQASRIPGVSPNDINVLLVLLGR, encoded by the coding sequence ATGACATTTAATTACGATGTTATAGTAGTAGGAGCAGGGCACGCAGGTTGTGATGCCGCAGCCGCAGCTGCTAATTTGGGATCTAACACATTGTTGATAACAATGGATATGAACAAAATAGCACAGATGAGCTGTAATCCTGCTGTAGGAGGTATTGCAAAAGGTCAAATTGTAAGAGAAATAGATGCACTTGGTGGTCTTATGGGGATTGTAACAGATATGACTGCCATTCAATTTAGAATGCTAAACCGATCTAAAGGTCCTGCAATGTGGAGTCCGCGAGCACAGAGTGATAGAGCTCGCTTTATCGACAAATGGAAAGAAGAGTTAGATAATATAAACAATCTTAGTATTTGGCAAGACGTTGTACGTCAATTAATTATAGAAAACAATAGCGTAGTAGGAGTAAAGACTTCTCTCGGAGTTGAGTTTCGCGCCAAAGCTGTAGTATTAACAGTAGGAACCTTCCTAAATGGTTTGATGCACATAGGTAAAGTGCAGTTCCCCGGAGGCAGAATCTCCGAACCTGCATCGTATGGAATTACTGAGCAATTAACAGATCTTGGTTTTACAAAAGATAGAATGAAAACAGGAACTCCTGCCCGTATTGACGGTCGCAGTGTTGATTACTCTTTAATGGAAGAACAAAAGGGAGAGACAGATTTTCATAAGTTTTCTTATCTTGATTTCACACCACGTCCTCTTAAACAGTTGAGCTGCTGGACATTATATACAAACGAAGCTGCTCACGATGTTCTTCGTAAAGGCTTAAAAGATTCTCCTTTATACAACGGACAGATAAAAAGTATAGGTCCGCGTTACTGTCCGAGCATAGAAACAAAGATAGTAACCTTTGCTGATAAACTACAACATCAACTTTTCTTAGAGCCAGAGGGAGAGAATACTCAAGAGTTTTATCTAAATGGTTTTTCATCTTCACTGCCTTTAGACATACAGTTGAATGCTTTGAAAGAGATTCCTGCTTTTAAAGATATTCGTATTTATCGACCAGGTTATGCAATAGAGTACGATTTCTTTCACCCAACCCAACTATATCACACTCTTGAAACAAAACTTATAAAGAATTTATTCTTCGCCGGACAAATTAATGGTACAACTGGTTATGAGGAAGCGGGAGCGCAGGGTCTTATTGCTGGAATTAATGCTCATATAAATGTTCACGGTGGAGATTCTTTTGTGCTAAAACGCAACGAAGCTTACATAGGCGTACTTATCGACGATTTAGTTACTAAGGGAGTTGATGAGCCATATCGTATGTTTACATCAAGAGCAGAGTATCGTATTTTATTAAGACAAGACGATGCCGATATGCGCCTTACCGAAAAAGCATATAACTTGGGTCTGGCAACAAAAGAACGCTATAAGCTTTTAACCGATAAAAAGGAAAGTATAGAAAATATAATAACATTTGCTCGGAATTATTCTGTTAAAGGAGAATATGTAAATTCGGCATTGGAATCTTTCGGCACTACACCTTTAAGACACGGTGTTAAGTTGATAGATTTGATTCTTCGTCCGCAATTAAACATCTACAAAGTGGCATCAATAATTCCAGCCTTCAAACAAGAGTTAGATAAAGTTTCGGAAAGAAAGGAAGAAATTTTAGAAGCTGCTGAAATTCTTATGAAGTATGAAGGTTATATTGCGAGAGAGAAGGTAATCGCAGACAAAATAAACCGCTTAGAAAATATAAAGATAAGAGGTAGGTTTGATTACAACACAATACAATCTCTTTCTACAGAAGCAAAACAAAAGCTAACAAACATAAATCCTGAAACGATAGCGCAAGCGAGTAGAATACCAGGAGTTTCTCCAAACGATATAAATGTTTTATTAGTTTTATTAGGCAGATAA
- a CDS encoding adenine phosphoribosyltransferase (product_source=KO:K00759; cath_funfam=3.40.50.2020; cog=COG0503; ko=KO:K00759; pfam=PF00156; superfamily=53271; tigrfam=TIGR01090), which translates to MNIERLTKSVRNIPDFPVEGIQFKDVTTLFKDSSILNELVEGLYEMYKDKGITKIVGIESRGFILGPLLAYKLGVGFIPIRKPNKLPAATFEEVYDKEYGTDSIQIHQDALTEGDVVLIHDDLLATGGTMVAAVNLVRRFNPQKVYVNFLIELEDLKGRNLFPKDIEVTSIIKFDI; encoded by the coding sequence ATGAATATTGAAAGATTAACTAAATCGGTTCGTAACATTCCCGATTTCCCTGTTGAGGGTATACAATTCAAAGATGTAACAACCTTGTTTAAGGACTCGTCTATATTAAATGAATTAGTAGAGGGATTATACGAAATGTATAAGGATAAAGGCATCACAAAAATAGTAGGGATAGAGTCTCGAGGATTTATTCTTGGTCCGCTTCTTGCTTACAAATTAGGAGTAGGGTTTATTCCTATAAGAAAACCAAACAAGCTCCCGGCTGCTACTTTCGAAGAAGTTTATGATAAAGAGTACGGAACAGATTCGATACAAATACATCAAGATGCCTTAACTGAGGGTGATGTAGTTTTAATTCACGATGATTTGTTAGCTACAGGAGGAACTATGGTTGCCGCAGTTAATTTAGTGCGTCGATTTAATCCGCAGAAAGTATATGTGAACTTCTTAATAGAATTAGAGGATTTGAAAGGTCGAAATTTGTTTCCTAAAGACATAGAAGTTACCAGCATTATTAAGTTCGACATTTGA
- a CDS encoding excinuclease ABC subunit C (product_source=KO:K03703; cath_funfam=1.10.150.20,3.40.1440.10,4.10.860.10; cog=COG0322; ko=KO:K03703; pfam=PF01541,PF08459; smart=SM00278,SM00465; superfamily=46600,47781,82771; tigrfam=TIGR00194) has product MIDINLNISGLSEILSTIPESPGVYMYFDENNDIIYVGKAKNLKKRISSYFTKTLEHPRTRIMVKKIRKMNYIVVASEEDAFLLENNLIKEHKPRYNVLLKDDKTYPWIVVRAESFPRIYLTRKKFNDKSHYYGPYTSLPAVKNILRLLTNLYPIRICKHNLIRDNIEKGKFNVCLQYHIKKCLAPCVGLQTEEEYNKNVNTIEEILKGNSNEVSKMLYEEMIKLASEMRFEEAEHIKEKYNLLENYYSKSIVASPSLNNIDVFSFDENEQSAYINYLHIVNGAIVQGYTIEYKKRLDEAKEDILSLGIIELRTRFKSKAKEIIVPFMPNLGLNSVNILVPQRGDKKKLLDLSLKNVKQYKVDQLKREEKLNPEQRSIRILKTLQADLHLKELPIHIECFDNSNIQGTNPVSACVVFKKAKPSKKDYRHFNIKTVVGPDDFKSMYETVFRRYKRLLEENQSLPQLIVIDGGKGQLHSAIDALNDLGLTSISIISIAERLEEIYFPNDSVPLYLDKNSESLKLIQHLRDEAHRFGITFHRNKRSKQQVASELDNIKGVGPAIRDKLLKNFKSIKRIKEASFDDIVSVVGESKAKIIQEYFKINK; this is encoded by the coding sequence ATGATTGATATAAACTTAAATATATCAGGTTTGTCGGAGATACTTTCTACTATTCCTGAAAGTCCGGGAGTGTATATGTATTTCGATGAGAATAATGATATTATTTATGTTGGAAAGGCTAAAAACTTAAAGAAACGGATTTCTTCGTACTTTACTAAAACCTTAGAACACCCACGTACGAGGATAATGGTTAAGAAGATTCGTAAAATGAATTACATTGTCGTCGCCTCCGAAGAAGATGCTTTTCTGTTAGAAAACAATCTTATAAAAGAACACAAGCCCCGTTATAATGTATTGCTTAAAGATGATAAGACATACCCTTGGATAGTTGTTCGAGCCGAAAGCTTTCCAAGGATTTATCTTACAAGAAAGAAGTTTAACGATAAGTCGCATTATTATGGGCCATACACCTCTCTCCCTGCTGTGAAGAACATACTTCGCTTACTCACAAACTTATATCCTATACGTATCTGTAAGCATAATCTTATTCGAGATAATATAGAAAAAGGAAAGTTTAATGTTTGTCTTCAATATCATATAAAAAAATGTTTAGCTCCTTGTGTTGGCTTACAAACAGAGGAAGAATACAACAAAAATGTAAATACAATAGAAGAAATTCTTAAGGGAAACTCTAATGAAGTAAGCAAAATGCTTTACGAAGAAATGATTAAACTTGCTTCTGAAATGAGATTTGAAGAAGCGGAACATATAAAAGAGAAGTATAATCTTCTCGAAAATTATTATTCTAAGTCGATTGTAGCAAGCCCTTCGTTGAATAATATAGATGTGTTTTCTTTCGATGAAAACGAACAATCTGCTTATATTAATTATCTTCATATTGTAAACGGTGCTATAGTGCAAGGCTACACAATTGAATACAAAAAACGCTTAGATGAAGCGAAAGAAGATATATTGTCTTTGGGAATTATAGAGCTAAGAACTCGTTTTAAGAGTAAAGCTAAAGAGATAATAGTTCCGTTTATGCCTAATTTAGGACTAAACAGTGTAAATATCTTAGTGCCTCAAAGGGGGGATAAGAAGAAACTACTGGATTTATCGCTTAAAAACGTAAAACAATACAAAGTAGATCAATTAAAGAGGGAGGAAAAACTTAATCCTGAACAACGATCAATTCGTATTCTTAAAACATTACAAGCCGATTTACACCTAAAAGAGTTGCCAATTCATATCGAGTGTTTCGATAATTCAAATATACAAGGGACTAATCCTGTATCTGCTTGTGTTGTATTTAAGAAAGCTAAACCATCGAAGAAAGATTACCGTCATTTTAATATAAAAACAGTTGTTGGTCCCGACGATTTTAAGTCGATGTACGAAACTGTATTCCGAAGATATAAAAGATTGTTGGAAGAAAATCAATCCCTGCCTCAGTTAATTGTTATTGACGGAGGTAAAGGACAGTTACATTCTGCTATAGATGCCTTAAATGACTTAGGATTAACTTCTATATCTATTATTAGTATAGCAGAAAGGTTAGAAGAAATATATTTTCCTAACGATTCTGTTCCTTTGTATTTAGATAAAAACTCCGAAAGCTTGAAGCTAATTCAACATCTAAGAGATGAAGCACATAGATTCGGTATCACTTTTCATAGAAACAAAAGAAGTAAGCAACAAGTGGCTTCCGAATTAGACAACATAAAGGGGGTAGGACCTGCTATAAGAGATAAATTATTGAAGAATTTCAAGAGTATTAAGAGAATTAAAGAGGCTTCTTTTGATGATATAGTAAGCGTAGTAGGAGAGAGCAAGGCTAAAATAATTCAAGAATATTTCAAAATAAACAAATGA
- a CDS encoding D-tyrosyl-tRNA(Tyr) deacylase (product_source=KO:K07560; cath_funfam=3.50.80.10; cog=COG1490; ko=KO:K07560; pfam=PF02580; superfamily=69500; tigrfam=TIGR00256) has translation MRVVVQRVLSASVTIDKEICSNVKEGLLILVGIEHEDNREDVDYLVKKVINLRIFDDDNGVMNKSVLDINGDILCVSQFTLHASTKKGNRPSYIKAAKPDISIPLYNLFCDELSLSLGKQIQTGRFGADMQVELINNGPVTIIIDSKTKE, from the coding sequence ATGAGAGTTGTAGTTCAAAGGGTTTTAAGTGCTTCTGTTACAATAGATAAGGAGATTTGCTCAAATGTAAAGGAAGGTTTACTTATTTTAGTAGGTATAGAACACGAAGATAATAGAGAAGATGTGGATTATTTAGTGAAAAAAGTAATAAATTTGCGCATCTTTGATGATGATAATGGTGTTATGAATAAATCGGTCTTAGACATTAACGGAGATATTTTGTGTGTAAGTCAGTTTACGCTACACGCTTCTACCAAAAAAGGTAACCGTCCATCGTATATAAAGGCTGCAAAGCCAGATATTTCTATTCCTTTATATAACTTGTTTTGCGATGAGTTGAGTCTATCCTTAGGCAAACAAATACAAACAGGGCGATTTGGTGCTGATATGCAAGTAGAACTGATAAACAACGGACCTGTTACAATAATAATTGATTCAAAAACAAAAGAATAA
- a CDS encoding deoxyribose-phosphate aldolase (product_source=KO:K01619; cath_funfam=3.20.20.70; cog=COG0274; ko=KO:K01619; pfam=PF01791; smart=SM01133; superfamily=51569; tigrfam=TIGR00126): protein MDKYEEVFSKYNFDLSESVISDKLREILDKKAENNNEEVLKLIYSCIDLTSLNSDDSKESIWKFIDKVNNFEGSSDMNNVAAVCVYPNFVETVKEALTADVKIASVAGGFPSSQTFMEIKIAETSLAIGDGADEIDIVLNIGDFIDENYAEVSEEISELKDFCGDAKLKVILETGLLNTPENIKKAALLAMYSGADFIKTSTGKVYQGATPEAVYVMCRVIKEYDRNHNRKVGIKVSGGVKTCDDAITYYTIVKEVLGKDWLTPELFRIGASSLTENILNAL from the coding sequence ATGGATAAGTATGAAGAGGTATTTAGTAAATACAATTTTGATTTAAGTGAGAGTGTAATCTCTGATAAATTAAGAGAAATTCTCGATAAAAAGGCGGAAAATAACAATGAAGAAGTTCTTAAATTGATTTACTCGTGCATCGATTTAACCTCTCTAAATTCCGACGACTCTAAAGAAAGCATCTGGAAGTTTATAGATAAAGTAAATAACTTTGAAGGCTCGAGCGATATGAACAATGTTGCGGCTGTTTGCGTTTACCCCAACTTTGTAGAAACAGTAAAAGAAGCCCTAACTGCCGATGTTAAAATAGCGTCTGTAGCAGGTGGTTTCCCATCTTCTCAAACCTTTATGGAGATAAAGATAGCCGAAACATCTCTTGCTATTGGTGACGGAGCAGATGAGATAGACATTGTTCTAAATATTGGAGATTTCATCGATGAAAATTATGCCGAAGTATCAGAAGAAATAAGTGAATTAAAAGATTTTTGCGGAGATGCAAAGCTTAAAGTTATATTAGAAACAGGCTTGTTAAACACTCCCGAGAATATAAAAAAGGCAGCTTTATTAGCAATGTATTCGGGAGCCGACTTTATTAAAACCTCAACTGGTAAGGTATATCAGGGAGCTACTCCCGAAGCGGTATATGTTATGTGCAGGGTAATAAAAGAATACGACAGAAATCACAATAGAAAAGTAGGAATAAAAGTATCGGGTGGTGTAAAAACTTGTGATGATGCGATTACTTACTATACCATAGTTAAAGAAGTATTGGGTAAAGACTGGTTAACGCCAGAATTGTTTAGAATAGGAGCGAGTAGTTTGACCGAAAACATCTTAAATGCCTTATGA
- a CDS encoding VanZ family protein (product_source=COG5652; cog=COG5652; pfam=PF04892; superfamily=103473; transmembrane_helix_parts=Inside_1_12,TMhelix_13_35,Outside_36_44,TMhelix_45_64,Inside_65_72,TMhelix_73_91,Outside_92_105,TMhelix_106_125,Inside_126_133), whose translation MMSILLQIKQYWISILLSSVILFLCFMSTEPLPAVPMTDFDKVVHFLMFLALSGTVFFDNTSYFKKRITYQRIVWGSFFFPIVFSGLIEILQEYATTYRSGDWMDFFYDTMGAFVGLAICLKINSKLTDKQSH comes from the coding sequence ATGATGAGTATATTGTTGCAGATAAAGCAGTATTGGATTAGTATATTATTGTCGTCGGTAATATTATTTCTTTGCTTTATGAGCACAGAACCTCTTCCTGCTGTTCCGATGACCGACTTCGATAAAGTAGTGCATTTCTTAATGTTTTTAGCTTTGTCGGGAACTGTATTTTTTGATAATACTTCGTATTTTAAGAAGCGAATAACTTATCAAAGGATAGTTTGGGGATCTTTCTTTTTCCCTATAGTTTTTAGCGGACTTATCGAAATATTGCAAGAATATGCTACCACTTATCGTTCTGGCGATTGGATGGATTTCTTTTACGACACTATGGGAGCTTTTGTAGGCTTAGCTATTTGTCTTAAGATTAACTCTAAACTTACCGATAAACAAAGTCATTAA
- a CDS encoding octaprenyl-diphosphate synthase (product_source=KO:K02523; cath_funfam=1.10.600.10; cog=COG0142; ko=KO:K02523; pfam=PF00348; superfamily=48576): MDKINLIIEPVRREIEEFNKLFDESLRGKQNFQFLVDFIAEKQGKKIRPLILILSAKLCGEPTFKTLEYAVILELLHTATLIHDDVVDSTLERRGNPSVNAKFDNKAAVLLGDYILSQAIIKGVNTENIRFLKLMSNLSNELVEGELIQMVSSSDTIVDENRYFEIIRKKTAVLLSSCTEMGAVSVNASEEKVDNLRLIGENLGLCFQIRDDLFDYYEQGEIGKPTGNDIREGKITLPLIYALNTSSQEAKSEMIKIIENKDFTPNNIAKLIAFAKENNGIEYAQNKMNELKQEILTSLDLFDNSEAKKAMFELVNYIIEREK, from the coding sequence ATGGATAAGATTAATCTAATTATAGAGCCAGTAAGAAGAGAAATTGAGGAGTTTAACAAACTATTCGACGAATCGTTGCGTGGCAAACAGAACTTTCAGTTTTTAGTAGATTTTATCGCTGAAAAACAAGGTAAAAAGATTAGACCATTAATTCTTATTCTTTCGGCAAAACTATGCGGCGAACCTACTTTCAAAACCTTAGAGTATGCCGTTATATTAGAACTTCTGCACACTGCAACACTTATTCACGACGATGTAGTAGACAGTACGCTTGAAAGAAGAGGTAACCCCTCTGTTAATGCTAAATTCGACAATAAAGCTGCTGTTCTTTTAGGAGATTATATTCTTTCTCAAGCAATAATAAAAGGAGTGAATACCGAGAATATTCGTTTCTTAAAGTTAATGTCTAATTTATCTAACGAGTTGGTCGAAGGCGAACTTATCCAAATGGTATCTTCATCTGATACTATTGTAGATGAAAACAGATATTTCGAAATAATAAGAAAGAAAACGGCAGTGCTTCTGTCTTCTTGCACCGAAATGGGAGCTGTGTCGGTTAATGCAAGTGAGGAAAAAGTTGATAATCTTCGATTAATTGGGGAAAATTTGGGCTTATGCTTTCAGATAAGAGACGACTTGTTTGATTATTACGAGCAAGGAGAAATAGGCAAACCCACAGGCAACGACATAAGAGAAGGAAAGATTACCCTACCTCTTATATACGCATTAAACACATCTTCGCAAGAAGCAAAATCGGAGATGATTAAGATAATAGAAAACAAAGATTTTACGCCCAACAACATTGCTAAACTTATTGCTTTTGCTAAAGAAAATAACGGAATAGAGTACGCTCAAAACAAAATGAACGAATTAAAACAAGAGATTCTTACTTCTTTAGACTTGTTTGACAACTCGGAAGCGAAAAAAGCAATGTTCGAATTAGTTAATTATATAATCGAACGAGAAAAGTAA
- a CDS encoding DNA polymerase-1 (product_source=KO:K02335; cath_funfam=1.10.150.20,1.20.1060.10,3.30.420.10,3.40.50.1010; cog=COG0258,COG0749; ko=KO:K02335; pfam=PF00476,PF01367,PF01612,PF02739; smart=SM00474,SM00475,SM00482; superfamily=47807,53098,56672,88723; tigrfam=TIGR00593), whose product MKLFLLDAYALIYRAYYALIRVPRVNSKGVNTSAIFGFVNTLEDVLKKENPTHIGIAFDPSGPTFRHEAYKEYKAQREETPEVIRASVPIIKDIIRAYNIPILEVPYYEADDVIGTIAKKASSDFQVYMMTPDKDYGQLVDNNIFIYKPKYGSNEFDILDIDRVKEKYGINNPLQMIDLLALMGDKADNIPGCPGIGKVTAEKLLAEFDSVENLLENTDKLKGATKTKIEENKEAITFSKFLATIKTDVPIEFNVDELKRTDINEKALREIFDELEFRQLTNRIFGDNKKVEKVNTQPSLFAEFEDNPSGDEKYSNLSDLTTTPHEYYVLDNEDKINDLIAKIKHLKNFAFDTETTGIDPLSAELVAVSFSLEEGVAYLLPTSKNKEEAEKEIAPFKEVLEDKSILKIGQNLKYDINVLKKYNIRVAGKMFDTLIAHYLINPEYRHNLDYLAETYLEYKTIHIEELIGNKGKNQLSMRDIPLQKLVDYACEDADITLRLKNKFEKLIEEQNFSNLFYNIEMPLVSVLADMEEVGVRLDTEALKESSLVLTEYLSKVERLIHQLAGEEFNVSSPKLVGEVLFDKLKIVEKSKKTKTGQYTTSEDVLENLKSKHPIVEKILEYRKIKKLLSTYIDALPALISPVDGKIHTTYNQATTATGRLSSTNPNLQNIPIKDEDGKEIRRAFIADENSLFMSVDYSQIELRIMAHLSGDTNMVEAFRSGQDIHAATAAKIYGVSIENVTRDMRRKAKSANFGIIYGISVFGLSEQLNIPRSEAKELIDGYFDTFPGVKVYMDKSIEVARENGYVETIFHRKRFLPDITSRNSVVRGYAERNAINAPIQGSAADIIKVAMNNIHRRFEEAKLSSRMIMQVHDELNFNVVADEEEQVKSIVIEEMESAAKLEVPVVAEWGIGNNWLEAH is encoded by the coding sequence ATGAAATTATTTCTTTTAGATGCTTACGCATTGATTTATAGAGCATATTATGCTTTGATAAGAGTTCCGAGAGTTAACTCGAAAGGAGTTAATACTTCGGCAATATTCGGATTTGTAAACACTCTTGAAGATGTTTTGAAGAAAGAAAATCCTACACATATAGGAATTGCTTTCGACCCATCGGGTCCTACTTTCCGACACGAAGCCTACAAAGAGTATAAAGCACAACGCGAAGAAACGCCCGAAGTGATACGTGCATCGGTGCCGATAATAAAAGATATTATAAGAGCTTACAATATTCCTATTCTTGAAGTTCCTTATTACGAAGCCGACGATGTGATAGGAACTATTGCCAAGAAAGCATCTTCAGACTTTCAGGTTTATATGATGACTCCCGACAAAGATTACGGACAACTTGTAGATAATAATATATTTATATATAAGCCAAAGTACGGAAGCAATGAGTTTGATATATTAGATATTGATAGGGTTAAAGAAAAATATGGTATTAATAATCCTTTGCAAATGATAGATCTTCTTGCGCTTATGGGAGATAAGGCAGACAACATACCCGGTTGCCCAGGAATAGGAAAGGTTACTGCCGAAAAACTTCTTGCCGAATTTGATTCGGTAGAGAATTTATTGGAGAATACTGATAAACTTAAAGGAGCAACAAAAACAAAAATAGAAGAAAATAAAGAAGCTATTACTTTTTCTAAGTTTTTAGCAACAATAAAAACTGATGTTCCGATTGAGTTTAATGTTGATGAACTTAAGAGAACTGATATAAACGAAAAAGCTTTAAGAGAAATATTTGACGAGCTTGAGTTCCGACAACTTACTAATCGTATTTTTGGAGATAACAAAAAGGTTGAAAAAGTAAACACTCAACCCTCGCTCTTTGCCGAATTTGAGGATAATCCATCAGGCGATGAAAAATATTCAAATCTCAGCGACTTAACAACAACTCCTCACGAGTATTATGTTCTTGATAATGAGGACAAAATAAACGATTTAATAGCTAAAATTAAACACTTAAAAAATTTTGCTTTTGACACAGAAACTACAGGAATCGACCCTTTGTCTGCCGAATTGGTTGCTGTTTCGTTTTCTCTCGAAGAAGGAGTCGCTTATTTACTTCCAACTTCAAAAAATAAAGAAGAAGCCGAAAAAGAGATTGCTCCATTTAAAGAAGTTTTGGAAGACAAGAGCATTTTGAAAATAGGACAGAATTTGAAATACGATATCAATGTTCTTAAGAAATATAACATAAGAGTTGCGGGCAAAATGTTCGACACTCTTATTGCTCATTACTTAATAAATCCAGAATATCGTCATAATTTAGATTATCTTGCCGAAACTTATCTCGAATATAAAACTATACATATAGAAGAGCTTATTGGCAATAAAGGTAAAAATCAGCTTTCTATGCGCGATATTCCCCTTCAAAAACTTGTTGATTATGCTTGCGAAGATGCCGATATTACTTTGCGACTTAAAAATAAGTTTGAGAAACTAATTGAAGAACAAAACTTTTCAAATCTATTTTACAATATAGAGATGCCTTTGGTATCGGTTCTTGCTGATATGGAAGAGGTAGGAGTGCGCTTAGATACTGAAGCTCTTAAGGAGTCGTCGTTAGTTTTAACCGAATATCTTTCAAAGGTAGAACGGTTGATACACCAACTTGCAGGCGAAGAGTTTAACGTAAGCTCGCCAAAGTTAGTAGGAGAGGTATTGTTCGACAAATTAAAAATAGTAGAGAAGTCGAAGAAAACAAAAACCGGACAATACACTACAAGCGAAGACGTATTGGAAAATCTGAAAAGTAAGCACCCAATAGTAGAAAAGATATTGGAATATCGGAAAATAAAAAAGCTTTTATCGACATACATAGATGCTTTGCCGGCACTTATAAGTCCAGTTGATGGTAAGATACATACAACATACAATCAGGCAACTACCGCAACCGGACGATTAAGCTCCACAAATCCTAATCTACAAAATATACCTATTAAAGACGAAGACGGAAAAGAAATAAGGAGAGCCTTTATTGCCGATGAAAACTCACTATTTATGTCTGTCGATTACTCTCAAATAGAATTAAGAATAATGGCTCACCTAAGCGGAGACACCAATATGGTTGAAGCCTTTAGGAGCGGACAAGATATTCACGCTGCTACAGCAGCAAAAATCTACGGAGTGTCGATAGAAAATGTTACTCGTGATATGAGACGAAAGGCTAAATCGGCAAACTTTGGTATCATTTACGGAATTTCTGTATTCGGGTTGAGCGAACAATTAAATATCCCTCGAAGCGAGGCAAAGGAGTTAATAGATGGTTACTTTGATACATTTCCGGGAGTTAAAGTATATATGGATAAAAGCATAGAGGTAGCACGAGAAAACGGATATGTAGAAACTATTTTTCACAGGAAACGCTTCTTGCCCGATATTACTTCTCGTAACTCTGTAGTGAGAGGTTATGCCGAACGAAATGCTATTAATGCTCCAATACAAGGTTCGGCCGCCGATATTATAAAGGTTGCTATGAACAATATACATCGCCGCTTTGAAGAAGCCAAACTTAGTTCGCGAATGATAATGCAAGTGCACGACGAACTTAACTTTAATGTTGTCGCTGATGAGGAAGAACAAGTAAAATCAATAGTTATAGAAGAGATGGAATCGGCAGCAAAATTAGAAGTCCCTGTTGTAGCAGAGTGGGGTATTGGTAATAATTGGCTTGAAGCTCATTGA